The Scyliorhinus canicula chromosome 11, sScyCan1.1, whole genome shotgun sequence genome contains a region encoding:
- the trnt1 gene encoding CCA tRNA nucleotidyltransferase 1, mitochondrial: MLSRALGVVGVSGALRRGLLTMQLKTVEFESLFTDGLKSIAELFRQNNYELRIAGGAVRDLLSERQPEDVDFATTATPEHMKEMFQAAGIRMINNKGEKHGTITARVHNQNFEITTLRVDVVTDGRHADVRFTTDWQEDAQRRDLTINAMFLDLDGTLYDYFNGYEDLKNKKVRFVGDPSQRIQEDYLRIMRYFRFYGKVAKESGDHDPKTLKSIKQFAKGMAGISGERIWLELKKTLVGNHAAHLVSLLYELDVAQYIGLPVIDGNLEELNNVCKNVHHHSPKPMTVLSALFRIQDDVLRLDLRLKISKEEKQLGLFLVKYRRDLIKADGSDPLKPYRDFIIDCREPDVQSRVCELLKYQGEDKLLKVMEQWSIPRFPVSGHDLRKIGIVSGKEIGTMLQELRNTWKKSGYLMDKEELLSMVKNP; the protein is encoded by the exons ATGTTGAGCCGAGCGCTTGGAGTTGTTGGTGTGAGCGGTGCCTTGAGGCGAGGCCTCCTTACCATGCAGCTCAAGACGGTGGAGTTTGAGTCGCTGTTCACGGACGGCCTGAAGAGTATCGCAG aGTTATTCCGTCAAAACAACTATGAGTTGAGAATAGCAGGCGGCGCCGTGAGGGATTTGTTGAGCGAAAGGCAGCCAGAAGATGTGGACTTTGCCACCACAGCTACTCCCGAGCACATGAAAGAAATGTTCCAAGCCGCCGGTATTCGGATGATCAACAACAAAGGGGAGAAACATGGCACCATCACTGCAAGG GTTCATAATCAGAACTTTGAGATTACTACATTACGAGTTGATGTGGTAACAGACGGAAGGCATGCTGATGTACGGTTTACAACAGACTGGCAGGAAGATGCTCAGCGAAGAGACCTGACCATCAATGCTATGTTTTTAG ACCTTGATGGTACACTATATGATTATTTCAATGGCTATGAGGATCTGAAAAACAAGAAAGTTCGATTTGTTGGCGATCCATCACAGAGGATACAGGAAGATTATTTGAGAATAATGCGCTATTTTAG GTTTTATGGCAAGGTTGCCAAAGAGTCGGGGGACCATGACCCAAAGACACTGAAGTCAATCAAACAATTTGCAAAGGGAATGGCTGGGATTTCTGGAGAAAGAATCTGGTTAGAGCTGAAAAAAACTCTAGTTGGAAATCATGCTGCTCATCTGGTCAGCCTTCTTTATGAACTGGATGTAGCCCAGTATATTG GATTACCAGTAATTGACGGCAACCTGGAAGAACTAAACAATGTGTGCAAAAATGTGCACCATCACTCTCCAAAACCTATGACTGTCCTTTCAGCACTGTTTCGAATACAAGATGATGTTCTGAGACTTGACTTGAGACTCAAAATTTCAAAAGAGGAAAAACAACTTGGTTTATTCTTAGTtaagtacagaagagatttaattAAGGCTGATGGCTCCGATCCATTAAAGCCCTACCGAGATTTCATTATAGAT TGCAGAGAACCAGATGTGCAAAGCAGAGTGTGTGAATTGCTGAAGTACCAAGGGGAGGACAAGTTACTGAAGGTTATGGAGCAGTGGTCCATTCCGCGCTTTCCTGTTAGTGGCCATGATCTAAGGAAAATAGGAATTGTTTCTGGAAAGGAAATTGGGACAATGCTGCAGGAACTTAGGAATACATGGAAAAAAAGTGGTTACCTGATGGATAAGGAAGAACTGCTCAGTATGGTGAAGAATCCATAA